Below is a window of Rhipicephalus sanguineus isolate Rsan-2018 chromosome 9, BIME_Rsan_1.4, whole genome shotgun sequence DNA.
GGCAAAAATGGATTCCAATACGGGACCAACAGTTCTCAGGATAGCGTCCGTACACTGCCGACTCCAGTACGCATGTGACCATAGATAAGCAGCGAacccgttcgcgtggcaagcagcatCCGTATTCGAGCAGCTTTAAGATACGACGCAAGCGGCCGGCGCAATGTGGCTCGTTATTTCCTGAATAGGGTTTGACATCAACGACTCAGAAGAGGCAGCAAGAATGGTCGTTTATCTTTCGACAATTGACGGTACAAAGCCATGGATTCCGGCACAGATCGCCAGTCTGCAAACGGAAAGGTAAGTTTCAGCGTTTTAAATAATAGTTTAAGGGAAGAAAGCGTACGTgggagaagaggggggggggggggcaggagggggAGTAGCACGAATAGACTGTCTTCCTGCACGAGATACCGGAAAAGGGTGATGCATATTCAACTTGCTATCACACATCGACCAGGTTTGCTACGAGGACGAACGAGGTTATTCATTTTAACCGTAACAATAGGAAAAAAGTATCGTTCCATGGAACCTGCGGTACAACAAAAAACACCATTTATATAAGAAATGAGCATCGATTGACAAGGCGCCTGTTGCAGCCGCACGCGATCAGAAGGGGAACGCTAGAAGTTTGTGCAAGAGTTCGAAACGGTTAACGCAATGGGGGCAGCCGGTGCCGTTCAGACTGATTTCGCGCAGATCATCCAACCGTGTTCATGACTTCAACACAATCCGGCGCCGGTGACACTTCACTGGAGATGACTAGAGGAGATAATGGATCAATACTTGCACCAGGGTACTTGCAGGCTACGGTCGAAGACCAACGCCAGCTTGATGACCCTTCGCTTCGTCGCCGCTGTCCTCGGTATGGTCAATAACATCCGCGTTGAGGTCAACAAACTTCGTCTTACGCCGCTTGTTGGGCCGCCCGTCCTGCTCGTTAGACGAGGACGACGAAGGCACCGGGGAACACCTAGCAGATGATGAGGCTTTACCAGCTAGGACGTCATCCTTCGGCGATGCCGACGGCGTCCAGGAGCCGTCCTTGCGGAAAACgacgctgacgcaggcagcggGCGCCTCCTCGACAATCTGCATGAAAAGTTGGTCTACGACCAGCGACGAGAACTCGGCCCGCCGACCACACACGGGACACATCCATGTGGGCTGCGCCTCGTTGACCTGCAAGTAGCTCGGTGCGTCGAAGCACTGAATGTGTTTGCACCCGAGAGCCCGGCACGGGACCGTCATTCGCTTCTTGCTCAGCGGGCACGTGAGAGAAGCGTGAAAACTCGTCaacgcgatgtcgtcgccatagCTTGCTCGCGCCTGCACTGTCTTCTTGATGAGCTCTCTGGTCTGGGTCATGCTCGGCGCATTTTTCTGTTGCAGTTCGCGAAGAATCGTGGCCGCCGATTGCTTCCGAACCAGGAACACGCCGACGACGTACTTCCGGTCCCGTTCGTGTCGCCAGCTCAGCGAAAGCTTGTTTTTCACGCCAGGATTCAGAAAGCAGGCGGAGACTATGTTGACGGGCAGACATACGCGTGCGGTCGCACCACCGGGCGCCTGTACAGAAATCGGCGCAGGCAGTGCGCAGGCCTGATCGTTCACCTTCACTTTCAAATCGGCTGGATAACTGTCCTCCAGTTCGCCGCGTCCGTCGTCTAAGCACAAACGGAAGTGAACCTGCGTCCCGAGCTCCGAACGCGTCACTGTGTTACGCGGAAACGACGTGAAGATTTCGTTCACATGATGCGGCAAGAACTGGAAGTGAAGGCACACGTTGAAGTGAAAGCACACGTTGAAGCGGGAGCGTCTGCCGCTCTTGAGGGGCGTCGGCGGGAGCAGTGCGGCCAGGACATCGTAGAACGGTTGCCTCTTGAAGTAGACGAGCGGATATGCCGATTGTGACCCCTTACGGGACCCCTTACGGGACCGCTTACGCGACCGCTTGCGGGACGCCCTCGACGAGCCGCGCGAACTCATCGTGAATGCAcgcagttgtcctaaatgttttGACTGGTTCTGAGACACAGTGGGCGGCTGGGGAcgcagcgtcgtcgtctttgCAACTGATCCGCGCAATTGGCCACGCGTGGCATCGCAATCGACGTGACAgcatgcatcgacgcgccatctaccgacaCGCTGCTACctgcggtgcgcatgcgcgtccagtCGTATCAggtggcctctcatgtcgctctgtctgacggGGTACGGCGCTCGTAGCCGAAACGACAACTGTGAGTCGCTTTCTTTGCTCCATCGAATCTGCGCCGTTCTTTTACGtatataggctccgtgcagacataactccgctgcccgagcgaagccgtccctagcggcaagaagcgcagatttggcgggatgctcg
It encodes the following:
- the LOC119404759 gene encoding E3 SUMO-protein ligase PIAS1 isoform X2, translating into MSTQGSSMASRKRSRPGHPPDYFKRQPFYDVLAALIPPTPLNSGRPLPCHVCLHFKFTQHHAKQIFASLLRNRVRGSEFGAQVHLRLCSDDGLGELEDNYPADLKVKVNDQACALPAPISVQAPGGATARVCLPVNIVSACFLNPGVKNKLSLSWRHERDRKYVVGVFLVRKQSAATILRELQQKNAPSMTQTRELIKKTVQARASYGDDIALTSFHASLTCPLSKKRMTVPCRALGCKHIQCFDAPSYLQVNEAQPTWMCPVCGRRAEFSSLVVDQLFMQIVEEAPAACVSVVFRKDGSWTPSASPKDDVLAGKASSSARCSPVPSSSSSNEQDGRPNKRRKTKFVDLNADVIDHTEDSGDEAKGHQAGVGLRP